A stretch of DNA from Microcaecilia unicolor chromosome 10, aMicUni1.1, whole genome shotgun sequence:
TACTGCAAGTTCATAAGATGTGGAGAAATACATGTCAAAAGCCTGGCTGCTGAATGTTGCCTGGATATTCAAGTTAATTACATGTTATACTACGGTAGTGACAGATTTTTCTAGTGTCTATTCTAGCTGAATTCCTGCATCAGAGGAATGCAAATAATTCACGAAAAATCCAAAGGAAGTTGATCTCACCAAATACTGTCAGTTACAGATGAAGAAATATGTGTTCAGGGTCGTTGTTCATGCTTACATTTCACAATAATGAAACAGGTGCTTTGCTAATGTTCAgctaagaaagagaaaaaaatgaatttcAACTGATTTCCCATCTTTCAATTGCCTGCAAAATCTGAGACCTCTCAAAGGTAGCTATGTTTTGTAATCTCTCCATTCTATTTGTTATCTTTGTAGCTGGTTCATTTTTATTGGTAGGTCTGGGAGAGTCACgtgtaggtacaataggtattttaaCTTGTTTGTGTAACTAGATTGCTATATAAGGACATGAAATACCAAACTGCATAGTCCTGTCCTGAGAATTTGTAAGGTAAgcagacatttttttctttagatTTTGATTTGCTATAGAAcactttattaaatgtagattttGTGTGAGTCATTATTCCTGATTCTATATCCATATCTTTAGGTGACCATAGTCTGCTggaaaaagataaagaaaatttaaagaaaatattAGAAATGTATatacctaataaataaaaatagtgaaTAATAAACGGGTAACACAATGATTGAATTGAGtaaaagaaagttaaaaaaacaaacattaaaaataaaaatggttaaaaaaataatGCATATAAATATATTAGTGCTTCACATTTAAGGGTTTAACTGATAAACACTAATAAAATATCCATGCAATATCATCAATAAAGAATttcaattgtcccagtcttgaaggcccagtgttgctttttttgtttgtaggtTAATCCATTGGAATCTTTGCAGAAAATTGGTTTTACTGTAGCAACAGCTATTGGGATCATACCATTAAAAAGGTTTTGGAAAATGAGCAGGTTAAGATGTTGTGGGGCATTAAAAAACAAACTCAGAGCCACTTGGAGCACAACACTCCTGATATCACAACCATAGACATGAACAATGCAATGTTTATAGATGTAGCCATACTTGGTGAAAGTACAAGAACACAGCAACAAAATACTGTGATTTACAAacggggtccttttagtaagctgtggggaaagggccatgtggtagcacCAGAGtctgtttttcccacatgccagggccctttttaccacatccAGTAAATTGTccttcttaccgcatggccatatgacaaggagcacttactgccagctatcattgaggtggcggtaagggctctcgtggTAACCTGGTAGTAACCGGGCACAggtggtgatgcccgattaccattgGGCTAGGGAAAAAAATTCCTGGAGCTCCAGAAATGGCTCATGCTTCAGCTAAAATTACTGCTGTTAGCCACGTTGGACAGGTGGTAGTTCCattttagtgtgcagtaagccCATATTGgccttactgccgctttgtaaaagaccccctgaagtaaaaaaaaactttgaaggaAAAAAATCATTGATAATACAAACTGTGATCAGAGCTCTGTCATCAGAGCTCAGTGTTGATTGGACTCCCAAATTAGTTGGAAATTTTCCATTTAAAAGACAAAAACCTCATCAATTTTACAAAAAAGCTAGACATTGGATTGAGACATTTTCAGCAAATCATCTCAGTTCAGACtcggatgtcatattgaaaattcccctctacaTGTACTGACTCCTAGTAGTACAGACATACAACAGTACCTATTACCTCGGCACGTCGGTACCCTGTAATTAACATGAAAAATGCATCCTTTGAAATCTGTTAACAGGATATCTAATGGTTTGATATATTACATTGATTTACAAGGCAATATTTGTGAACTGCTCCATTCAAACCACTGTTCTTCTCTACCCTTCCGGTCACAGACAGTCAGACAGAAACATATAAATAATGCATACCGAGGGGTTAAAATTTATTGAGGTTCCAGTGATATATTGTACTGTTGTTGTCGATGgttcaaattaaataaataaatacatttttaaaactttcATAAGCCATGTTTCACATGCATTTCCTAATTGTTTAAGAGTAAAAATATGTGTAACTGTAAAACGGATAAATTGTTTTTATCTTTTGAGGATTTCTATAGTACAATGAAGGTCGTTGGTGGTTTCCTGCTCATTGTCCTCCTTAAATTTGGCTTTGTAGCCACTAGTCCTGATCAGTGCACTATCTCTGACATACTCTCTTTGGAGAGCTTCTGCAGGTCTGCAGGTAACTATTGCTGAGATCACCATGGAGTAGATTTTTCAAAGAGTTAGCTGGTTAACTTCAGGAGATaactaactaaggggcccttttactgaggtgcattAGTTGTTAACACCTGGTTTAACAATGCTAACCTGcatttgtgttaaaaaaaaactccattagTAAATGGTAAGTCACATGTTAATGGAGTTGTTGATTAGGAGGTGCTACTGGGTGaaacatgggcagagaatgggcatggttaacacaatgttcccatcaatttgttcccatatggcttattacgggaacattggacactaaattaATGCGCTAACACAGAAGCACCTACCACCCCTAAATAGAtggcactgagggggtcttttacaaaggtgcactagtgtttttagcacatgctaaaaattagtgcacgctaaccgtgtagatacaCATGATATTCCTGTaggtatctacatggttagtgtgcactaatttttagcatgcactaaaaatgctagcgcacctttgtaaaagggaccctgagtgCCTTTGCATTAACAGCATGTTAGTCCCAAGTGTTAATGCCAACATTATCGTATAGCTTGAACAGGAAAATATAGGGAATACTTCTTCTAGGTGCCTCATTAGATCTGGGCTTTGTGTGCAGTAAAATCCCACATTTTagtgcattaagcccagattttagtgtactttattaaaagggccccttaatgtcaaCTGTTAAAAATGTTTCCATGCTGAGCAGCTAAATTTTCCACTTTAATTTGCTAGAGATCAATTTGAAAAGGTGTAGCCCTTGATGTACACGATATATTCTTGTTAAATTGCTTATTAGATATAGATTCTTTGTAATTGAAATGCGGCTTCTCTACCCTTGATGTGGACTAAttgattttcctttatttttttcttatatctTATCTGAGTTATTATGGGAAATTGTAATGttcataaaagcaaataaaataaaataattgttattttttcTATCTCTGGAACCCTTGATAAGGAAAGTCTTCTCAGCTCCGGATATCCAGGGGGTCACTTTGGCAGGTCAGGAAATCAAAATTTTAGCCTATGCAGACGACTTACTAATAATTCTAAGAGAGCCTACTGAAACCCTGGGAAAGCTAACAAAGATAATAGAGCAATACGGGAGTTATTCTGGCTTCTGCTTAAACTTGCATAAATCAGTAGCACTCCCGGTATTTCCGGAGGTGCGCACGGGGTGGCCTGGGACATTTCCCCTACAATGGGCACAGGCTACTTTGAAATATCTGGGAGTGACTATCCCCATGAACTTGTCCACACTTTATGAACAGAATGTGCAGCGATTGATGCAGGACACGGGCAAACAGTTACAAGCTTGGGGACCCTTACCACTCTCCCTGATGGGGAGGATTGCTTTGTTCAACATGGTCATCGCCCCTAAATGGCTATACACATTCCAAATGCTCCCACTTTTTCTAAAAAAGACTGACGAGCGTAAACTGACAAAAATAATGCAAacttttttatggaaagggaaaaaaaccaCGCCTCCCATTTTCCACTGTATGTGTCCCGACAGAATATGGAGGTCTGGGTTTGTTAAACGTAAAATATATGACTGTTGCCAGTGGTATGCGGCACATAAATGATTGGTTCAGAGGAACTCAAGACTACACAAACACCTTATTGGAGATGCTATATCCTGAATTGCACTTCAGTAACTACCTCCATACAAAGGGGCCCCCGCCGCCATATATCCTGCAGAAAACAGGGATAATGGGGTCAGCGAAAGCAGTGTGGAAATGGATTTGTAAACTTCACAGGTTCTCGGCTAGAGTCACCCCATACCTGTCGATATGTGGAAACCCTGCTTTCAAACCAGGGCTCCTCTACCCAGCATTTCGCGGAACAGGATGGTGTATCTAATGCAAGTAATCACGCAAGAGGGGAGGATAAAACCTTTTCAAGAGTTACAGACTGAGTTTGCAATGCTTCCCTTGGACAAGTTTCATTACCTTCAGTTGCGACATTATATACAATCCTTGCCGTGGGAAGACCTGGCTGCAGATGTCCAAGAGGAGTTGGCCTCAGCCTTCTCATTGGCAGCACAACAGAGGGTGCCACTCAAATTTCACTATAGGCACATTCGAGATACCGCAGAAGAATTGGACTATAAGAAACTACTAAACCTGTGGCAACAAGACATACCAATGAATCTTACTCTATCTCAGTTTAAAACACATATTATTACAATGTGTAAGCAGACAGCCATGATCTCACACTGGGAGACACAATATAAAGTGGCACTCCGGCTGTATATTTCTTCCAGAAGGGCCTTCCATATGGGGCTCTCTCCCTGGGGGGAGTGCCCTAAATGTCGGGAGCCTGGGGCCaccttgggacatatgttttggacttgtagaggtataatgcaatattggaaGGATATAACACAGTATGTTTCAAAAATTTGGACATCAGGGTGGAAATATGATTCAGGTCTGCTACTGGGACATCCGATATTAGTCCACCCCATCCCGACAGGACTAACAGCTTTTGTAAATAAGTCTATTATAGTGGCTAAACAGGTGATCCTCTCTGAGTGGCTTTCCCGACATTACCCTACATGCTCCCGATGGAGAGCCCGCATGATCACACTTGTGCGAGTCGAAAGGATGGAAGTTGCAGATTTCAAATCTAAAATGGGATTACAATTTCAGAACATCTGGAGCCCATTTCTTAATACGCTGTCCCCGAATGCTAGGAGCAGACTGTTGAACTTCTAATGGTACCTATATGGCTGGACTCAGAAAgactggaaggggggaggagattggagggaggggggggggaaacagggggggggagatttctccgggggggaagggaaggggggatgggagggaggaggaagggttgGGGGGATATTAATTGAAATACATTTTGGTTattatgtttttgtatttacaatgttttctttattcaataaaaaagattaaacataaaataaaataataagaaaatatCACCCCTTCACCCGCAATCTAAAATGATACCCAGAGGTCTAAAAATGATTTTCTTAGATCCAGTTAAAGGACCACACTTAtgcacatagtaacatggtaacatagtagatgacggcagaaaaagacctgcatggtccatccagtctgcccaacaagataaactcatatgtgctactttttgtgtataccctaccttgatttgtacctgtcctcttcagggcacagaccgtataggtctgcccagcactatccccgcctcccaccaccagctctggcacagaccgtataagtctgctcagcactatccccgcctcccaagcaccagccccgcctcccaccaccggctctgccacccaatcttggctaagctcctgaggatccatacatttgcatgtttccttaaaaagaaaaaaaaaagctttgattCCCTTCCCCCGTGAAACTAggttttttaacattttgttaaCCAGGAGCACTCCCGCAAACTATGAAACCAAAGGTACACTAAGCAGATTTAACCCAAATGTGTGATATCTTTTCTTTGTCCCTTTCATATTTTCTATAGTGAGTCTGCCAAAGGAAGGTGCAGGGTTTTGTAGGTCCTAGCCCTATCACAAGATGAATATTGGAACAAACAAGATTTTACATAATAATAAGTAATCCTAGAATGtgtcatatacagtgggggaaataagtatttgatcccttgctgattttgtaagtttgcccactgacaaagacatgagcagcccataattgaagggtaggttattggtaacagtgagagatagcacatcacaaattaaatccggaaaatcacattgtggaaagtatatgaatttatttgcattctgcagagggaaataagtatttgatcccccaccaaccagtaagagatctggcccctacagaccaggtagatgctccaaatcaactcgttacctgcatgacagacagctgtcggcaatggtcacctgtatgaaagacacctgttcacagactcagtgaatcagtcagactctaacctctacaaaatggccaagagcaaggagctgtctaaggatgtcagggacaagatcatacacctgcacaaggctggaatgggctacaaaaccatcagtaagacgctgggggagaaggagacaactgttggtgccatagtaagaaaatggaagaagtacaaaatgactgtcaatcgacaaagatctggggctccacgcaaaatctcacctcgtggggtatccttgatcatgaggaaggttagaaatcagcctacaactacaaggggggaacttgtcaatgatctcaaggcagctgggaccactgtcaccacgaaaaccattggtaacacattacgacataacggattgcaatcctgcagtgcccgcaaggtccccctgctccggaaggcacatgtgacagcccgtctgaagtttgccagtgaacacctggatgatgccgagagtgattgggagaaggtgctgtggtcagatgagacaaaaattgagctctttggcatgaactcaactcgccgtgtttggaggaagagaaatgctgcctatgacccaaagaacaccgtccccactgtcaagcatggaggtggaaatgttatgttttgggggtgtttctctgctaagggcacaggactacttcaccgcatcaatgggagaatggatggggccatgtaccgtacaattctgagtgacaacctccttccctccgccagggccttaaaaatgggtcgtggctgggtcttccagcacgacaatgacccaaaacatacagccaaggcaacaaaggagtggctcaggaagaagcacattagggtcatggagtggcctagccagtcaccagaccttaatcccattgaaaacttatggagggagctgaagctgcgagttgccaagcgacagcccagaactcttaatgatttagagatgatctgcaaagaggagtggaccaaaattcctcctgacatgtgtgcaaacctcatcatcaactacagaagacgtctgaccgctgtgcttgccaacaagggttttgccaccaagtattaggtcttgtttgccagagggatcaaatacttatttccctctgcagaatgcaaataaattcatatactttccacaatgtgattttccggatttaatttgtgatgtgctatctctcactgttaccaataacctacccttcaattatgggctgctcatgtctttgtcagtgggcaaacttacaaaatcagcaagggatcaaatacttatttcccccactgtatacagaGCAAGGGGAACAGTGTTTACTGAAACAGGGATGGGGACACCTTGAGAGGAGAGGAACCATAGAAAAGTCTTTGCTCCAGGGTTGCAATAGCATTCCCCATGAACATACACTCAGGTACTTTCATTTGGAAAACTTAGGAATAAATAGATAGTGAGAGACTGAGATGGGCTAGCCATCAGAAAATGTACAACATTCTCAGAATGAAAGCTAAGAGATTTCTTTGTCTCGGTATTCCTCCTTGTCTTTCATCTCATTTAGAAAAATGATAGAATTCTTGTGCCATGGTTTTACTAGACCCTCCATCTTATTGTCCTTGGTCTGGTTATTGTATTTTGTGAACTGAATAGCCTAGTGCCTTTCATGCAGTGTCAGCTAGTAACACTTCAATACATAACACATTGCAGTCCTTTTTTTCCAGCACTGCCCCCATCCAGACTTAGATCCTATCATAGATATCTATGAGAAAATAAAACATGTAATATAAGCTGCACACCTGTAAGTCACAGTGAAAAAAGGAGTTAACAACTGTGAAAATGTTCAGAACACATGCAGCATGGGCCAGCCTTGCTTGCGAATAGAAGCAATGATCAAGAAATCATTTGCATGGCAGTGGGCTGGCTTGTCACATAAGAAATCTGTTTGGCCAGCAATATACTATGCATGAAGGGACACTGTCATGTCCCTTCACATCATATGggcagaggggaaagggggaattAATATAATAGTGCTGGGTAGATGGACACcagatagaaagagagagagagagagagagagagagagagaaataagaaTGATGTACAGGATTGGTATTACAATTTCTGGAGCCCTCCAGCAATATATAATTCAGTGCTCtcatccctccttctctcctttcctcttccctcccagtcCAGTATCACTCTTTTCTCTtctatttctcccccccccccctccccagtccagcatctcccttttctctttcctccactccctccatccagcatctcccttttcttttcttttccctcccctcccatccacccatccATCATCATCCCCTCTTAATCCCCACCCCATCCAGTGTGATCTCTTCACTCTTCCCTACCTCTCCCATCTGGGGAACctgttccttctccttcccctcccagtcccaggcaCTAGGTGTTTTAAAGCACTCCCCCTTCTCAGGAAGTTCCCTCCTCATTGGTCTGGGTAACAAGGATTTTTCATGAACCTTCTTTCCCTTTCTTTGAGTGCCTAGCAACCATTCATTAAAAGGCCTGGGAGGGCCTCCTGTTGGCCACATTTATTTGCAACTGGTTTTCTTGGGTTATCTTTATTCCAGAGAGTAGTAGGAGGGTATTGAGCTTGAGGTGGCAGTGCCCTTACGAaacctcttccctctcctcacACCATGTTAATCACACTAAATTCCTTGGGGTATATTGCAATccataagaaataaagtaaagtaaaaagtAAAGCCTCCACTACAACTGAAAGACAGGGGTGCTCTGTCAATATTGTCACAAATATTATCAGTTTTTGTACAGAGTGTCAAATAGCTTAGAGCTGGCCCTTTCTCTGTGCTTTGTAGGGCTCACCAGAGTATCCCTGGCCCAATGTCAtgtcattaggctactcccctcCTATGAATGCTTCTGAAGAAGCTCATGTGTGAGGAGTGCGGAAAAGAATACCTGCTAGCTGCACTATAGCTGATCTTTCATAGACAGAAGGAATCAGTTGCAGCGGGAGAAGCTAGAGGTGCAAGGATGCCACTTGGTCCCGGAGGAAAGTAAAGGAAAGGACTCCAAAGAGTAAGAGTAGCAGAATTTATGCTGAGAACACAGGGGATAGCTGTGAGGCTGATCTATTCTATTTTGCACGAAAATTATAACCATTTTAACCAAAGTATTGGATAATTTCAAGATATAAGTATACTAGGCTTGGTATAGGGCAATTAGATAATGGGGATTTTTAAGTTGTTgggtttatttttatattttatgataCTTGTACTTTGTTATTTGTACTAAATATCACGAGTTTAACATGggactgctgcagataacttgagctaagctttagtaaacagggggggttaatTTGCTCTGATATCTTGAGgaagaaaagtaaagaaaatgaataaataataatttgCAACAGCCTTTGATATCACATCTAGTGGCCCAGGAGATACCTCAGGCATGAagatcccctcctcccccagctcCTCAATCTCCAGGGAGACCAACTCTCCACCTTTCAAAAATTGTGGTGAAAGGGAGAGATCTAGTCTAGTTGGTTCACCCTAAGCCCTGCACCTCCCTAGGTTCAGCTCTGATACTTCTCTAAGTCTTGGAATCCCTGTTGAGGACTTGAGTGATTTCTGTAATAATTTTTGTTGTTATAATCTATGTTACTGGTTAACTATATGTTCATATCACTATCTTTCAAGATGTTATGCTTGAAAAATTATTGTAAATcatataaaaaaatttaaaaaaattgtgaaTATGTCTGACAGAGTTTTCATATTTGAGGGCTTATTTGATTAATCTAATGTTGAAGCACTTTGAAGAAATTGTTAGCAGCTGAGTACATACGTAAGTACATCATTCccgctacactgggaaaagaccaagggtccattaagcccagcatcatgtctccgacagcggccaattcaggcttcaagaacccggcaaccccccccaaaaaaaaattaataatgttcaatggagtaGAAGGATGATAGATGGAGTAGCCATCTATCATCCTTCTAAACTATATCATCGTACTGATAGCGTCTGATTAATTAAATTAATGTATTCCTTAAGTCCAGAAACTTCTGATTCCCAATGTTAGTAAGCATAGCAAATGCACATGAATGTCATTAATTATCACTACAACATATTTTCCTTCTGTATTTCAGTATCTACAGATCTGACAAAACCCCAAATCACATGTACTACCATCAGTGCTAAAGGGGCATATGCAACTTGTCCTTCAGGTGAGAAATCTCTCTGTCTGTCTTATCTCTCTATAAAACCAGTTAAAACAATACC
This window harbors:
- the LOC115479300 gene encoding resistin-like; the encoded protein is MKVVGGFLLIVLLKFGFVATSPDQCTISDILSLESFCRSAVSTDLTKPQITCTTISAKGAYATCPSDHIPTSCSCGMACGSWDVQNELMCHCQCNNIDWTAARCCRINAR